A genomic stretch from Ooceraea biroi isolate clonal line C1 chromosome 3, Obir_v5.4, whole genome shotgun sequence includes:
- the LOC105277417 gene encoding UDP-glucuronosyltransferase 2C1 isoform X2 → MKITVTSLAVIACLLVAVDGARILAIFPFQAKSHYNVYEPLLKRLSARGHEIVAVTHFPQRTRLANFTDVDVSSTLPSLVSSVPFSDFGEFTILQNIRYVTRYLGVEICEPVLNHPKVKRIIETRERFDMLIIEIFATDCFLGIAHALSIPKVVGAISSVALPWSNEVLRNPENPSYIPNWFSPYTGRMSFLERSINTVGLLITKLIYRTVSDGPSYEIARKHFGYDLPDFGVLRSRISLILTNGHPAVSTPRPFAPGFKEIGGIHIPISGPKPLPVDLRDYLDSHGRNGVIYFSLGSQIDPSTIPSQVFAALYRAFEQVPQQILWKCAEGRMPPLPGNVKCIEWAPQLSVLCHPNTRLFITHGGLLGSQEAVYCGVPILGIPLFGDQHLNMAYFEEKGLALRLNFRQLSYEQLSSSLNELLSNNSYTETARKASIQFRDYLVPPLEEAVYWIEHTLRHDADVLKTTATELTWYQYLLLDVPLDDCSYVWQVSAEERCEWVSNTEDCYSDSMIQYTILLFCYFKSENAATLAGGLSLVLLWLFYLFLILGSTADNL, encoded by the exons ATGAAGATTACGGTGACGTCGTTGGCCGTGATCGCCTGTTTGCTCGTTGCGGTCGATGGAGCCAGGATACTGGCGATATTTCCCTTCCAAGCGAAGAGCCACTACAACGTGTACGAGCCACTGCTGAAGAGGCTCTCTGCAAGAGGTCATGAGATTGTCGCGGTGACGCACTTCCCTCAGAGGACCCGCCTGGCCAACTTCACCGACGTAGATGTTTCGTCCACTCTGCCGAGCCTGGTCAGCAGCGTACCGTTCAGCGACTTCGGGGAGTTCACGATTTTGCAGAATATTAGATACGTGACCCGATACCTCGGCGTGGAAATTTGCGAGCCCGTGCTGAACCATCCGAAAGTGAAGAGGATTATCGAGACGagggagcgcttcgacatgcTCATCATTGAGATTTTTGCCACCGACTGCTTCTTGGGTATCGCCCATGCTTTGAGTATACCCAAAGTAGTTGGCGCCATCAGCAGCGTCGCGCTACCGTGGTCGAACGAGGTCCTCAGGAATCCTGAGAATCCGAGCTACATCCCTAACTGGTTCAGCCCTTATACCGGGCGAATGAGTTTTCTTGAAAGGTCGATTAATACGGTGGGTCTACTGATCACCAAGCTGATTTATAG GACAGTTTCCGATGGGCCGAGTTATGAGATCGCGAGAAAGCACTTCGGTTACGATTTGCCCGACTTCGGTGTCCTCCGGTCCAGGATATCGTTGATCCTGACGAACGGCCATCCGGCCGTGAGCACGCCGCGTCCTTTCGCGCCTGGATTTAAGGAAATCGGAGGTATTCATATTCCGATATCAGGCCCGAAGCCACTGCCCGTGGATCTCCGGGATTATCTGGACTCTCACGGCAGGAACGGCGTTATTTACTTTAGTCTGGGATCGCAAATAGACCCGTCCACTATACCAAGCCAGGTGTTTGCCGCCCTTTACCGGGCATTCGAGCAAGTACCGCAGCAAATACTGTGGAAGTGCGCCGAAGGGAGAATGCCCCCGCTGCCGGGAAACGTTAAGTGCATCGAATGGGCGCCACAACTCTCCGTATTGT GCCACCCGAATACGCGACTCTTCATCACTCACGGAGGGTTGCTCGGGTCACAGGAAGCGGTTTACTGTGGGGTGCCGATCTTAGGAATACCTCTCTTCGGCGATCAGCACTTGAACATGGCCTACTTCGAGGAAAAGGGACTGGCACTGCGGTTGAATTTCCGACAGCTTTCATACGAACAGCTATCAAGTAGCTTAAACGAACTGTTATCGAACAACAG TTACACGGAAACAGCACGAAAGGCTTCCATTCAGTTTAGAGATTATCTGGTGCCACCACTAGAAGAAGCTGTTTACTGGATAGAACATACACTTCGTCACGATGCGGACGTTTTGAAGACGACAGCGACAGAATTAACGTGGTACCAGTATTTACTGCTGGAC GTTCCATTG GATGATTGCTCGTACGTTTGGCAAGTTTCTGCCGAGGAGCGTTGCGAGTGGGTGAGCAATACCGAAGACTGCTACTCGGACTCGATGATACAGTACACGATATTGCTGTTTTGCTACTTTAAATCTGAAAACGCAGCGACGTTAGCCGGCGGTTTGAGCCTCGTGCTTTTGTGGCTGTTCTATTTGTTCCTGATCTTGGGCAGCACAGCGGATAATTTGTAA
- the LOC105277419 gene encoding mitochondrial sodium/calcium exchanger protein — MRLSDNIAGVTILAFGNGAPDIFTSLVSGGDGAIIMFTELIGAGVFVTSMIAGSVAIIKPFKVSLGSLMRDACFYIISVCWISFVVWDEMVYLWEAVSFILVYVLFIVAVVIMQMYDTREENLKIWRTTVGNVPVMAIFLVVGTVTGVIVFVTTHVDRVPKFHNLFAFLGFLAGMLTVYLVAGEVMAVLQCIGYACSISDAMLGITFLAWGNSIGDLISNTTIARQGFPRMGYAACFGGPMFNTLLGLGLTYGIAAAADPEQQTKIRISDMAPGCLAFLLCSLVATIIYLNITGAVARRSYGGLLYSIYFAFILIQFLSELHVIHPLGTDHRPDM, encoded by the exons ATGCGTCTATCGGATAACATAGCAGGAGTGACGATATTGGCATTCGGAAACGGTGCGCCTGACATCTTCACGTCCCTCGTGTCGGGAGGCGACGGTGCGATAATAATGTTCACCGAATTAATCGGCGCGGGTGTCTTCGTAACTTCGATGATTGCCGGTTCCGTGGCGATAATTAAGCCCTTTAAAGTTTCGCTCGGATCTCTCATGAGAGACGCCTGTTTTTATATCATCTCTGTGTGCTGGATAAGCTTCGTGGTGTGGGATGAAATGGTTTACCTCTGGGAGGCCGTAA GCTTTATTCTGGTCTACGTGCTGTTCATCGTGGCAGTCGTGATAATGCAGATGTATGACACCAGGGAAGAGAATCTAAAAA TTTGGCGAACGACTGTTGGCAACGTGCCAGTAATGGCGATATTCCTCGTTGTCGGCACCGTAACTGGAGTAATTGTATTTGTAACGACCCACGTGGACCGTGTACCAAAGTTCCATAAT CTGTTCGCGTTCTTGGGATTTTTGGCTGGCATGTTGACGGTTTATTTGGTGGCCGGGGAGGTCATGGCGGTACTCCAATGCATAGGATACGCGTGCAGCATATCTGACGCCATGCTGGGCATCACCTTTCTTGCTTGGGGAAACAGCATTGGGG ATCTCATATCGAATACCACCATCGCGAGACAAGGATTTCCACGCATGGGATATGCAGCTTGCTTCGGCGGACCGATGTTTAACACTCTACTGGGACTAGGGTTGACTTACGGCATCGCTGCCGCTGCCGATCCTGAACAACAGACGAAGATCAGGATCAGTGATATGGCACCTGGTTGCCTAGCTTTCCTCCTGTGCTCGCTTGTGGCTACCATAATTTACTTGAACATTACGGGAGCTGTCGCACGTCGCTCCTACGGCGGTCTCTTGTATTCCATCTACTTCGCCTTTATTCTGATACAATTTCTGAGCGAGCTACACGTTATACACCCGCTTGGCACCGATCATCGACCTGACATGTga
- the LOC105277417 gene encoding UDP-glucuronosyltransferase 2C1 isoform X1: MKITVTSLAVIACLLVAVDGARILAIFPFQAKSHYNVYEPLLKRLSARGHEIVAVTHFPQRTRLANFTDVDVSSTLPSLVSSVPFSDFGEFTILQNIRYVTRYLGVEICEPVLNHPKVKRIIETRERFDMLIIEIFATDCFLGIAHALSIPKVVGAISSVALPWSNEVLRNPENPSYIPNWFSPYTGRMSFLERSINTVGLLITKLIYRTVSDGPSYEIARKHFGYDLPDFGVLRSRISLILTNGHPAVSTPRPFAPGFKEIGGIHIPISGPKPLPVDLRDYLDSHGRNGVIYFSLGSQIDPSTIPSQVFAALYRAFEQVPQQILWKCAEGRMPPLPGNVKCIEWAPQLSVLCHPNTRLFITHGGLLGSQEAVYCGVPILGIPLFGDQHLNMAYFEEKGLALRLNFRQLSYEQLSSSLNELLSNNSYTETARKASIQFRDYLVPPLEEAVYWIEHTLRHDADVLKTTATELTWYQYLLLDVVLTLTFITILLFWLIYLVVRYLIRTLLGLLFSKRKIDIITDKKIK; the protein is encoded by the exons ATGAAGATTACGGTGACGTCGTTGGCCGTGATCGCCTGTTTGCTCGTTGCGGTCGATGGAGCCAGGATACTGGCGATATTTCCCTTCCAAGCGAAGAGCCACTACAACGTGTACGAGCCACTGCTGAAGAGGCTCTCTGCAAGAGGTCATGAGATTGTCGCGGTGACGCACTTCCCTCAGAGGACCCGCCTGGCCAACTTCACCGACGTAGATGTTTCGTCCACTCTGCCGAGCCTGGTCAGCAGCGTACCGTTCAGCGACTTCGGGGAGTTCACGATTTTGCAGAATATTAGATACGTGACCCGATACCTCGGCGTGGAAATTTGCGAGCCCGTGCTGAACCATCCGAAAGTGAAGAGGATTATCGAGACGagggagcgcttcgacatgcTCATCATTGAGATTTTTGCCACCGACTGCTTCTTGGGTATCGCCCATGCTTTGAGTATACCCAAAGTAGTTGGCGCCATCAGCAGCGTCGCGCTACCGTGGTCGAACGAGGTCCTCAGGAATCCTGAGAATCCGAGCTACATCCCTAACTGGTTCAGCCCTTATACCGGGCGAATGAGTTTTCTTGAAAGGTCGATTAATACGGTGGGTCTACTGATCACCAAGCTGATTTATAG GACAGTTTCCGATGGGCCGAGTTATGAGATCGCGAGAAAGCACTTCGGTTACGATTTGCCCGACTTCGGTGTCCTCCGGTCCAGGATATCGTTGATCCTGACGAACGGCCATCCGGCCGTGAGCACGCCGCGTCCTTTCGCGCCTGGATTTAAGGAAATCGGAGGTATTCATATTCCGATATCAGGCCCGAAGCCACTGCCCGTGGATCTCCGGGATTATCTGGACTCTCACGGCAGGAACGGCGTTATTTACTTTAGTCTGGGATCGCAAATAGACCCGTCCACTATACCAAGCCAGGTGTTTGCCGCCCTTTACCGGGCATTCGAGCAAGTACCGCAGCAAATACTGTGGAAGTGCGCCGAAGGGAGAATGCCCCCGCTGCCGGGAAACGTTAAGTGCATCGAATGGGCGCCACAACTCTCCGTATTGT GCCACCCGAATACGCGACTCTTCATCACTCACGGAGGGTTGCTCGGGTCACAGGAAGCGGTTTACTGTGGGGTGCCGATCTTAGGAATACCTCTCTTCGGCGATCAGCACTTGAACATGGCCTACTTCGAGGAAAAGGGACTGGCACTGCGGTTGAATTTCCGACAGCTTTCATACGAACAGCTATCAAGTAGCTTAAACGAACTGTTATCGAACAACAG TTACACGGAAACAGCACGAAAGGCTTCCATTCAGTTTAGAGATTATCTGGTGCCACCACTAGAAGAAGCTGTTTACTGGATAGAACATACACTTCGTCACGATGCGGACGTTTTGAAGACGACAGCGACAGAATTAACGTGGTACCAGTATTTACTGCTGGACGTGGTTTTAACATTAACGTTCATAACAATACTTCTGTTTTGGTTAATTTACTTGGTTGTACGTTACTTGATTCGTACATTACTCGGTCTGTTATTTTCTAAACggaaaatagatattattactgataaaaagataaaatag